Proteins encoded in a region of the Pseudothermotoga elfii DSM 9442 = NBRC 107921 genome:
- a CDS encoding PhoH family protein has protein sequence MTNKGDIIYFGGDLKLVSKIVEVPDNVDMVVVLGQYDNRLRFLRKKFSVNIEVFDKKITVAGSDNSVVETVENILSQVVTAAKKGYVMDWGEFESLVDFYTAWGGTVDIDHQEVLLAGKIRPKTRGQKEYVEAMKKHDVVFAIGPAGTGKTYLAVAMALDYLRSGAVQRIILTRPAVEAGERLGFLPGDLVEKVDPYLRPIYDAIMDMMPAEKFYSYRQKGIVEIAPLAFMRGRTLNNCFVILDEAQNTTHQQMKMFLTRIGFSSKAVITGDVTQIDIDKGNSGLIECEEILKGVEGIAFVYLTDLDVVRHPIVKNIIKAYENYERNRHEKDH, from the coding sequence TTGACCAACAAGGGTGATATTATATACTTTGGAGGTGATTTAAAGCTGGTATCAAAAATAGTTGAAGTTCCAGACAATGTCGATATGGTGGTCGTTCTCGGGCAATATGATAACAGGCTAAGGTTTTTAAGGAAAAAATTCTCAGTTAACATCGAAGTTTTTGACAAGAAAATAACGGTTGCCGGGAGTGACAATTCTGTTGTTGAGACAGTAGAAAATATACTCTCTCAGGTTGTTACGGCAGCCAAGAAGGGATATGTGATGGATTGGGGAGAGTTTGAATCTTTGGTTGATTTCTATACAGCTTGGGGTGGAACTGTAGATATTGATCATCAGGAAGTTTTGCTTGCTGGGAAGATTCGCCCAAAGACAAGAGGTCAGAAAGAATACGTTGAAGCAATGAAAAAGCATGACGTTGTTTTTGCAATAGGACCTGCTGGCACCGGAAAGACATATCTCGCTGTAGCCATGGCCCTGGATTACCTTAGATCGGGAGCCGTTCAGAGAATCATACTTACAAGACCTGCTGTTGAAGCTGGTGAGAGATTGGGGTTTTTGCCAGGAGATCTGGTTGAAAAAGTCGATCCCTATTTAAGACCGATTTACGATGCTATCATGGATATGATGCCCGCAGAAAAATTTTACAGCTATCGCCAGAAAGGCATAGTGGAGATCGCTCCGCTGGCTTTCATGAGAGGAAGGACTCTGAACAACTGCTTTGTTATTCTCGACGAGGCACAAAATACAACTCATCAGCAGATGAAGATGTTTTTAACAAGGATTGGATTCAGCTCAAAAGCAGTTATCACAGGCGATGTTACTCAGATAGACATAGACAAAGGAAACTCTGGGCTCATCGAGTGTGAAGAGATTCTCAAGGGTGTTGAAGGCATAGCTTTTGTGTATCTTACTGATCTTGACGTTGTAAGACATCCTATAGTAAAAAATATAATAAAAGCTTACGAAAACTACGAGAGGAACAGGCATGAAAAAGATCATTGA
- the rpoD gene encoding RNA polymerase sigma factor RpoD, giving the protein MVKVEHEKKQLEEELEDDEGKEKSARRKALTGEEIEKRVRNLIKTGKKKGFITYDDIDKAFPPDYDGFDTSLIEHIYEELEKNKINIQDTEPIEEIDEDVESEIPSLLEEGPEIYDNVALKDPIKMYLREIGKIPLLTPSQERELARRAQIGNKRAKEKLIESNLRLVVSIAKRYIGRGLPFLDLIQEGNIGLLKAVEKFDWKKGYKFSTYATWWIRQAITRAIADQARTIRIPVHMVETINKLNRITREYYQKHGEQPSLEELAKLMDKPVDKVEEILQASKETVSLEAPVGEDEDSTVGDFVADENITSPKKEAMRMLMREELEKVLKTLNPREAMVLKMRYGLLDGKAKTLEEVGQYFNVTRERIRQIEVKALRKLRHPSRSKYLKSLISLLDQQG; this is encoded by the coding sequence GTGGTCAAAGTGGAGCATGAAAAAAAGCAGCTGGAAGAAGAGCTTGAAGATGATGAAGGGAAAGAAAAATCTGCTCGGAGAAAAGCATTAACAGGCGAGGAAATTGAGAAGAGAGTGAGGAATCTTATAAAAACTGGAAAGAAGAAAGGTTTTATAACATATGATGACATAGATAAGGCTTTTCCACCTGATTATGATGGATTTGATACTTCTTTGATAGAGCATATATATGAAGAATTGGAAAAAAACAAGATCAACATACAGGATACAGAACCAATCGAAGAGATAGATGAGGATGTGGAATCAGAAATTCCAAGTTTGCTGGAAGAAGGACCGGAAATATATGACAACGTTGCTCTGAAAGATCCTATAAAGATGTACCTGCGAGAAATAGGAAAAATACCCTTGCTGACACCTTCACAGGAAAGAGAACTTGCGAGACGTGCCCAAATAGGCAATAAAAGGGCAAAAGAAAAGCTCATTGAATCGAATCTGCGGCTTGTAGTGAGTATTGCAAAAAGATATATCGGCAGAGGATTACCTTTTCTTGATCTGATTCAGGAAGGAAATATCGGTCTTCTGAAAGCGGTAGAAAAATTTGACTGGAAAAAAGGTTACAAATTCAGCACTTATGCGACCTGGTGGATTAGACAGGCAATTACGAGGGCGATAGCTGATCAGGCAAGAACCATAAGGATACCTGTTCATATGGTTGAAACCATAAACAAGCTTAACAGAATTACCAGAGAATACTATCAAAAACACGGTGAACAGCCTTCGTTAGAGGAACTTGCAAAACTTATGGATAAACCGGTGGATAAAGTTGAAGAGATCCTTCAAGCATCCAAAGAAACAGTTTCGCTTGAGGCTCCTGTGGGCGAAGATGAGGATTCTACCGTGGGAGATTTTGTGGCTGACGAGAACATAACCTCTCCAAAGAAAGAAGCTATGAGAATGCTGATGCGCGAAGAACTTGAAAAGGTTTTAAAGACACTTAACCCGAGAGAAGCAATGGTGCTCAAAATGAGGTATGGATTACTTGATGGAAAAGCCAAGACACTTGAGGAAGTGGGACAGTATTTCAATGTTACCAGAGAAAGAATCAGACAGATAGAGGTTAAGGCGTTGAGAAAGCTCAGACATCCTTCAAGGAGCAAGTACCTTAAATCTTTGATATCATTGCTTGACCAACAAGGGTGA